AGTTTCTTCTTCCAATTCCCGCGCACCCGTAATTTCAGGGTGGCTTCCTTCACCGGGATCAATTTTACCGGCAGGAATTTCCAAAATAACTTTTTCCAAAGGTTTTCTAAATTGTTTCACCAAAAGCAACTTATTTTCTGGCGTAATGGCAATAATCCCCACACCGCCAGGATGAAACACTAATTCCCGTTTGGCTGTGCCGCCATTAGGTAAAGCAACATCGTCTAAAAAGACATCAATGATTTTGCCGTGAAATAATTCTTTTCGTTGAATTGTTTTTTCTTCAAAATCTGCAAAGGAAAGCATCTTATCCCTACTTTCTATCCGTAATATTTATTTACTCTTTGCCCAAGCAAAGCAACACACAAACCAAGTCAAAAAAGAACTTGTTGTTTATCAAACTAAATACTATTATACACAATTTCACGAACGGGAAACTTAAGATTGCAATAATAAATCTTATGAATTTTCTAAATCGCAAAAATCCACCCTTGGTCTGATTTTTTTCCACCTTCCCCCGTGGTAAAATGAACTCGTGAAGTTAAGGGAAGACCTTTAAAAGATAAATCACCCAAATTATAGGAGGGTAAAAAAATGAAGAAGAAAACCAGCACGCTCTTACTGGTAATTATCGCTTGTTTACTACTATTTGGTTTACTAAAATCCGGCAATTCAGATGAACTTATCCCATTTGTACTTGTCGTAGGTGGGGCAGCTTTGATTATTTACGGCGTGAAAAATCGTCGTCGCAGTAGTAGTCCTTCTGCATTGCCAATTATGACCAAAGAAAAAGAAGCACATTACTTAGAAAGTGGCATGACAGAAAAAGAAATTGAATTTTTCCGAGAAACAATGAACCAAACAAAAAAACAAGTTTTACAATTACAGACAAATATTAATAAAAATGCCAAGTTAAAAGCCATTGACCTGCGGCATGATACTTTACGGGCATCAAAAGCGTTGTTTAAAGAGTTGGTGAAAGATCCACAAAAATTGCATTTTGCTAATCACTTTTTATACACGCATTTGCCAAACATGGTTGATTTAACGGACAAATTTATTGAAATCAATGGTCATGAAATTAAAACAAAAGAAACATATGAAAAAATTGAAGAAAGCTCCCAAATTATCGATCAAATGGCGGCGTTAATTGCAAAAGATTATCAACAATTTGTCGCTGATGATTTAGAGGATTTAGATGTAGAGCTTTCCATTGCCAAACAAAGCTTAAAAAGAGATAATAGTTTGTAAGCAGGCGCTTACAGAAAAAAATCTAGCGCAAGCTAGATTTTTTATTAAACAC
The DNA window shown above is from Enterococcus montenegrensis and carries:
- a CDS encoding NUDIX hydrolase — translated: MLSFADFEEKTIQRKELFHGKIIDVFLDDVALPNGGTAKRELVFHPGGVGIIAITPENKLLLVKQFRKPLEKVILEIPAGKIDPGEGSHPEITGARELEEETGFTAKEMKHVGSMYLSPGFSNEMLHLYHAVDLIKVENPRAQDDDEVLELYTLTLSEAKDAVKKGLICDAKTMYAITYWELLQK
- a CDS encoding 5-bromo-4-chloroindolyl phosphate hydrolysis family protein, yielding MKKKTSTLLLVIIACLLLFGLLKSGNSDELIPFVLVVGGAALIIYGVKNRRRSSSPSALPIMTKEKEAHYLESGMTEKEIEFFRETMNQTKKQVLQLQTNINKNAKLKAIDLRHDTLRASKALFKELVKDPQKLHFANHFLYTHLPNMVDLTDKFIEINGHEIKTKETYEKIEESSQIIDQMAALIAKDYQQFVADDLEDLDVELSIAKQSLKRDNSL